A single Candidatus Limnocylindrales bacterium DNA region contains:
- a CDS encoding peptidylprolyl isomerase yields MLTRIGRVSRVICMLGALTMVAACDPGKPGDDDHAKPANAPAATPAAAPASDKAPAADAAKNDGSPVIATYAGKSFTENDYKEATASLNARARKSLNDSPDRRKQFIENHILSKLIFEEGVKRGLDKKPEVRKKLDELQQHLVVQQVMEEQQEATVTDEDVKAYYDAHQQEFSTERVKASHILVDDEALARDIHAQVKADPSKFSELAAKHSKDLSNAKRGGDLGLFGRGRMVKEFEEAAFALQKDGDISEPVKTRFGWHIIQRTGREDGTIQPFDQVKNQIKVKLVSERRREKTTGFLEELKQKNQLKIDEAALASAKASDAPAEEEAAPAGGH; encoded by the coding sequence ATGCTGACTCGTATCGGGCGCGTTTCGCGCGTGATCTGCATGCTGGGAGCCTTGACGATGGTCGCGGCATGCGACCCCGGCAAGCCCGGCGACGATGACCATGCCAAGCCGGCCAACGCGCCCGCAGCCACACCGGCCGCCGCTCCCGCCTCCGACAAGGCGCCGGCCGCCGATGCCGCCAAGAACGATGGCAGCCCCGTCATTGCCACCTACGCCGGCAAGTCCTTCACCGAGAACGACTACAAGGAGGCTACCGCCAGCCTCAACGCTCGCGCGCGCAAGAGCCTCAACGACAGTCCGGACCGGCGCAAGCAGTTCATCGAGAACCACATTCTCTCCAAGCTGATCTTCGAGGAAGGCGTCAAGCGCGGCCTCGACAAGAAGCCGGAAGTCCGCAAGAAGCTCGACGAGCTGCAGCAGCACCTGGTCGTGCAGCAGGTGATGGAGGAGCAGCAGGAAGCGACGGTCACCGACGAAGACGTCAAGGCGTACTACGACGCGCACCAGCAGGAATTTTCCACCGAGCGCGTCAAGGCCAGCCACATCCTGGTCGACGACGAAGCGCTGGCGCGCGACATTCACGCCCAGGTCAAGGCGGACCCGTCGAAGTTCTCCGAGCTGGCCGCCAAGCATTCCAAGGACCTCTCCAACGCCAAGCGCGGCGGCGACCTCGGCCTGTTCGGCCGCGGCCGTATGGTCAAGGAGTTCGAGGAAGCCGCATTCGCCCTGCAGAAGGACGGCGACATCTCGGAGCCGGTCAAGACGCGCTTCGGCTGGCACATCATCCAGCGCACCGGCCGCGAGGACGGCACCATCCAGCCGTTCGATCAGGTCAAGAACCAGATCAAGGTGAAGCTGGTCAGCGAACGCCGCCGCGAGAAGACGACCGGCTTCCTCGAAGAGCTGAAGCAGAAGAACCAGCTGAAAATCGATGAAGCGGCGCTCGCCAGCGCCAAAGCCAGCGACGCGCCGGCGGAAGAAGAGGCGGCTCCTGCAGGCGGCCACTGA
- a CDS encoding cellulase family glycosylhydrolase, with amino-acid sequence MPSVEPASAGGVIARALRRSTAISGHSGRWLIDGKGRIVTLHGVNMVAKLPPYDPAALGFGEDDAQFLAGEGFNTVRLGIIYKALEPVRGQYEDAYLESIAATARMLGRAGIHVLVDFHQDLFNERFSGEGFPDWAVIDDGLPAEPDAGFPGNYFLMPALWRAFDHFWANDAAPDGTPLQDAYADAWAHAATRLRRERAVFGYDIFNETWPGSQYPTCINPEGCPVFDATATEFARKVFARIRQADTQKLVFYETHPVFGAGADVHIGDTGDDNAGFSFHVYCLGAAAGVPEQYLGMLACPLGIDRPFERAQAQSDRTGDALLMSEFGATDDLGALSRDVEAAERHMMSWQYWSYWNRDPCCDRPHEGVIIDPALPPTPDNLKQAKLDVLVRPYPRAVAGTPVSYDFHADAADRLFELVYESDPAVRAPTEIVVPARHYAGGYTAKVTGPARVVSRPGAELLKLRTTGAGPVRVEVRRAP; translated from the coding sequence GTGCCGTCGGTCGAGCCCGCCTCCGCAGGCGGCGTGATCGCGCGCGCCCTGCGACGCTCGACGGCCATCAGCGGCCACTCCGGCCGCTGGCTGATCGACGGCAAGGGCCGCATCGTCACACTTCACGGCGTCAACATGGTGGCCAAGCTGCCGCCCTACGATCCGGCCGCTCTCGGCTTCGGCGAGGACGACGCGCAGTTCCTGGCCGGCGAAGGCTTCAACACCGTGCGCCTCGGCATCATCTACAAGGCGCTGGAGCCGGTGCGCGGGCAGTACGAGGATGCCTACCTCGAATCCATCGCCGCCACCGCGCGCATGCTGGGGCGCGCAGGCATTCACGTGCTCGTGGACTTCCATCAGGATCTCTTCAACGAGCGCTTCAGCGGCGAAGGGTTTCCGGATTGGGCGGTGATCGACGACGGCCTGCCGGCCGAGCCGGACGCCGGATTTCCGGGCAACTACTTCCTCATGCCGGCGCTGTGGCGCGCGTTCGATCATTTCTGGGCCAACGACGCGGCACCCGACGGCACGCCGCTGCAGGACGCGTATGCCGACGCGTGGGCACACGCCGCCACGCGCCTTCGACGCGAACGCGCGGTCTTCGGCTACGACATCTTCAACGAGACCTGGCCCGGCTCGCAGTACCCGACGTGCATCAATCCTGAGGGCTGCCCGGTCTTCGACGCCACCGCCACCGAGTTCGCCAGGAAAGTGTTCGCGCGCATCCGTCAGGCTGACACGCAAAAGCTGGTTTTCTACGAGACGCATCCAGTGTTCGGCGCAGGCGCCGACGTGCACATCGGCGACACCGGCGACGACAACGCCGGCTTCTCCTTCCACGTCTACTGCCTCGGCGCCGCCGCCGGCGTGCCCGAGCAGTACCTGGGAATGCTTGCGTGCCCGCTCGGCATCGATCGTCCTTTCGAGCGGGCGCAGGCGCAGAGCGATCGCACCGGCGACGCGCTGCTGATGAGCGAATTCGGCGCCACGGACGACCTTGGCGCGCTCTCGCGCGACGTCGAAGCCGCCGAGCGTCACATGATGTCGTGGCAATACTGGTCGTACTGGAACCGCGACCCGTGCTGCGACCGACCGCACGAAGGCGTGATCATCGATCCTGCGCTCCCGCCAACGCCCGACAACCTCAAGCAGGCCAAGCTCGACGTGCTCGTGCGGCCGTACCCGCGCGCCGTTGCCGGCACGCCGGTCTCGTATGATTTTCACGCCGACGCCGCGGATCGTCTGTTCGAGCTCGTCTACGAGAGCGACCCGGCGGTGCGGGCACCCACCGAGATCGTCGTGCCGGCGCGCCACTATGCGGGCGGCTACACGGCGAAGGTGACGGGCCCTGCGCGCGTCGTCTCCCGGCCCGGTGCCGAGCTGCTGAAGCTCCGCACCACCGGTGCAGGCCCGGTGCGCGTCGAGGTGCGGCGCGCTCCGTGA
- the selB gene encoding selenocysteine-specific translation elongation factor — protein sequence MSQTDISRPDPIKAIVGTAGHIDHGKSALVRALTGIEPDRLPEERERGISIELGFAYLALPGGERVGVVDVPGHERFIRQMLAGAHGFDLVLVVVAADDGVMPQTEEHFDIVHLLGVRRAIFVISKADAVAPERVEQVREEIEILAAGTPFEDSPVMAASALTGEGIEPLRELITRTLATLPPRQTAKLPILRIPVDRVFVMKGHGVVITGTALSGAVAVGDEVRVLPAGNVGRVREVQVHGAAAAFAGEGQRVALNLSGLGKDDVARGDTIAGMGAELTTSRLDVRVEVRPSAGRALESHVTVRLHHGTRETMARLIWLDGVREVAPRSCAYAQLVTEEPLVACIGDRFVIRDQTAQRTLGGGVVLVARAERHRVARVKMAPLLEAMEKGEPADRLAAVLEMSPALALDPREAALAAGIDADSIAAIAGDQQRGSPAGRHGNSAPQIEALPRGGPPQVLLSAQRGRQFRQHLLDAVAAHHRQHPNLPGIDLEHLRGALRPVLDARLFRMITDDVIASKQLARRGNLLHEPSHAPSLAGLDDELAAKVLARLRAAQNMPPLLKELADELRVDVKRVTTVAGVLVERGEAVKVLSDMLFAREAIDAMAAALREHLTGRGEITASGFRDLISASRKYCIPLLDYFDRSGLTVRVGDVRKLRRG from the coding sequence ATGTCGCAGACCGACATCTCCAGACCCGATCCGATCAAGGCGATCGTCGGCACGGCCGGGCACATCGACCATGGAAAGTCCGCGCTGGTGCGGGCGCTGACCGGCATCGAGCCGGACCGACTGCCCGAGGAGCGCGAGCGCGGCATCTCCATCGAGCTCGGTTTCGCGTACCTGGCACTGCCGGGCGGCGAGCGCGTCGGCGTCGTGGACGTGCCGGGGCACGAGCGCTTCATCCGCCAGATGCTCGCCGGAGCACACGGCTTCGATCTGGTGCTGGTCGTGGTCGCGGCCGACGACGGCGTGATGCCGCAGACCGAGGAGCACTTCGACATCGTCCACCTTCTCGGCGTGCGCCGCGCGATCTTCGTCATCAGCAAGGCCGATGCGGTGGCGCCCGAACGCGTCGAGCAGGTCCGCGAGGAGATCGAGATCCTTGCCGCCGGGACGCCTTTCGAGGATTCGCCCGTCATGGCCGCCTCCGCACTTACCGGAGAGGGCATCGAGCCGCTGCGCGAGCTCATCACGCGCACCCTGGCCACGCTCCCGCCGCGCCAGACGGCGAAGCTGCCGATCCTGCGCATTCCGGTCGACCGGGTCTTCGTCATGAAGGGCCACGGCGTCGTCATCACCGGCACGGCCCTGTCGGGCGCCGTCGCCGTCGGCGACGAGGTGCGCGTGCTGCCGGCCGGCAACGTCGGTCGCGTTCGCGAGGTGCAGGTGCACGGCGCCGCTGCGGCGTTTGCAGGCGAAGGGCAGCGCGTCGCGCTCAACCTCTCGGGGCTCGGAAAGGACGACGTCGCCCGCGGCGACACGATCGCCGGCATGGGCGCCGAGCTGACGACGTCGCGGCTGGACGTTCGCGTCGAGGTCCGGCCGAGTGCGGGCCGAGCACTGGAATCGCACGTGACGGTGCGTCTGCATCACGGCACGCGCGAGACGATGGCACGCCTCATCTGGCTCGATGGCGTGCGCGAGGTCGCGCCGCGCTCCTGCGCGTACGCACAGCTGGTGACCGAGGAGCCGCTGGTCGCATGCATCGGCGACCGCTTCGTCATCCGCGATCAGACCGCGCAGCGCACGCTCGGCGGCGGCGTGGTACTGGTGGCCAGGGCCGAGCGTCACCGCGTGGCACGCGTGAAGATGGCGCCGCTGCTCGAGGCGATGGAGAAGGGAGAGCCCGCCGACCGCCTTGCGGCGGTACTGGAGATGTCGCCTGCGCTCGCGCTCGACCCGCGCGAAGCGGCGCTGGCCGCGGGCATCGATGCCGACTCCATTGCCGCCATCGCGGGCGACCAGCAACGTGGCAGCCCTGCAGGTCGCCACGGCAACTCCGCGCCGCAGATCGAGGCCTTGCCCAGGGGCGGTCCGCCGCAGGTGCTGCTGTCGGCGCAGCGCGGCCGCCAGTTTCGCCAGCACCTTCTCGATGCGGTCGCGGCCCATCACCGCCAGCATCCCAACCTGCCGGGCATAGACCTCGAGCACCTGCGCGGAGCGCTTCGGCCCGTGCTGGACGCGCGTCTGTTTCGCATGATCACGGACGATGTCATCGCTTCCAAGCAGCTCGCGCGCCGCGGCAACCTGCTTCACGAGCCGTCGCACGCGCCGAGCCTTGCCGGCCTCGATGACGAGCTGGCGGCCAAGGTGCTGGCGCGCCTGCGAGCCGCGCAGAACATGCCGCCGCTGCTCAAGGAGCTGGCCGACGAGCTGCGCGTGGACGTCAAGCGCGTGACGACCGTGGCCGGCGTCCTGGTCGAGAGGGGCGAGGCGGTCAAGGTGCTGTCCGACATGCTCTTCGCCCGCGAGGCCATCGATGCGATGGCCGCCGCGCTGCGCGAGCATCTGACGGGCCGAGGCGAGATCACGGCTTCGGGCTTCCGCGATCTCATTTCCGCCTCGCGCAAGTACTGTATACCTTTGCTCGACTACTTCGACCGAAGCGGTCTGACGGTTCGCGTGGGCGACGTGCGCAAGCTGCGTCGCGGCTGA
- a CDS encoding CCA tRNA nucleotidyltransferase has translation MLREAALSIVRTLQEHGHQAVFAGGCVRDTLLGREPSDFDIATSALPDDVESLFEGTIPVGRQFGILLVPANGHHFEVATFREDGDYVDGRRPTSVHYSSMEADALRRDFTINAMFEDPVAGRVHDFVGGKADLSAGIVRAVGDPGKRFAEDRLRLLRAVRFAARFGFSIEEATAAAIARVAAHIQEVSAERIGEEIVRMLTEGDARRAFELMEQLGLLEHVLPEVSLLKTCMQSPDHHPEGDVFTHTMMCLGHLPRPCSETLALGVLLHDIAKPQTAATTEDGRRTFYGHPAIGAGMATAICRRLRRSNAVAERVAWLVDQHLRHTTAPQMRSSTLKRFLRQEGIEELLELTRIDALSSSGDLSHHEFAKKALAELPPEQMRPPRLLTGEDLKAMGLPPGPRYREILQAVEDAQLEGTVTSRQAALDMVRARFLG, from the coding sequence ATGCTGCGCGAGGCCGCCCTCTCGATCGTGCGAACGCTGCAGGAGCACGGCCACCAGGCCGTGTTCGCAGGCGGCTGCGTGAGAGACACGCTGCTCGGCCGCGAGCCCTCCGACTTCGACATCGCCACCTCGGCGCTGCCCGACGACGTCGAGTCGCTCTTCGAAGGCACGATCCCGGTCGGCCGGCAGTTCGGAATTCTGCTCGTGCCGGCCAACGGGCATCATTTCGAGGTCGCGACCTTCCGTGAGGACGGCGACTACGTGGACGGCCGCCGGCCCACCTCCGTTCATTATTCGAGCATGGAAGCGGATGCGTTGCGTCGCGACTTCACGATCAACGCGATGTTCGAGGATCCGGTGGCGGGCCGTGTCCATGATTTCGTCGGCGGGAAGGCCGATCTTTCCGCTGGCATCGTTCGCGCCGTCGGCGATCCGGGCAAGCGGTTCGCGGAGGACCGCCTGCGGCTGCTGCGCGCGGTGCGCTTCGCAGCCCGCTTCGGCTTCTCGATCGAGGAGGCCACCGCCGCTGCGATCGCGCGCGTCGCCGCGCACATCCAGGAGGTATCGGCCGAGCGCATCGGCGAGGAGATCGTCCGCATGCTCACCGAAGGCGATGCACGGCGCGCCTTCGAGCTGATGGAGCAGCTCGGGCTGCTCGAGCATGTGCTGCCCGAAGTCTCTCTCCTGAAGACGTGCATGCAGTCGCCGGATCACCACCCCGAGGGCGACGTCTTCACGCATACGATGATGTGCCTGGGTCATCTTCCACGTCCGTGCAGCGAGACGCTGGCCCTGGGCGTGCTGCTGCACGACATCGCCAAGCCGCAGACGGCGGCGACCACCGAAGACGGCCGCCGCACGTTCTACGGGCATCCTGCCATCGGCGCCGGGATGGCCACGGCGATCTGCCGCCGGCTCCGTCGAAGCAATGCCGTCGCCGAGCGAGTGGCGTGGCTCGTCGATCAGCACCTGCGACACACCACGGCCCCGCAGATGCGGTCGTCGACGCTGAAGCGTTTTCTGCGTCAGGAAGGGATCGAGGAGCTGCTCGAGCTGACCCGCATCGACGCGCTCTCTTCGAGCGGCGACCTGTCGCATCACGAGTTCGCGAAGAAGGCGCTTGCCGAGCTTCCGCCGGAACAGATGCGGCCGCCGCGCCTGCTGACGGGGGAGGACCTGAAGGCCATGGGACTGCCGCCCGGGCCGCGTTACCGCGAGATTCTGCAGGCCGTCGAGGATGCTCAGCTCGAGGGGACGGTGACGTCGCGGCAAGCGGCGCTGGACATGGTGCGCGCGCGGTTTCTCGGCTGA
- the selD gene encoding selenide, water dikinase SelD encodes MAATTKSRTSSKRAPARGRTATKKTVRAKAGGGTGRAALKARPAVQLTAEVTSGGCACKLGPADLRGILSKLPSVPHPSVLVGTETADDAGVYKIGPTQALVATVDFFPPMVDDPYTFGQVAATNALSDVYAMGGKPMLALSIVAYPSAKLPMEILLRIMEGASERVRAAGAVIIGGHSVIDTELKYGLAVIGSVHPRRIFRNGGARPGDELVLTKPLGTGIVCSGIKKRVAREDEIGFATASMTTLNDVAGSLLHEYGARACTDVTGFGLAGHATEMAEASGGVRFEIDSNQIPLLPGTARLAEDGFLTGGSKRNREWLGPRLAFGADVAPALREAAIDPQTSGGLLVALRPGRAERFVEALHKKGLRPALIGRVVERPKSSKVVVAIH; translated from the coding sequence ATGGCGGCAACGACGAAGTCCCGAACCTCCAGCAAGCGCGCGCCTGCGCGCGGGCGCACCGCCACCAAGAAGACGGTGCGCGCGAAGGCTGGAGGCGGCACCGGTCGTGCGGCGCTGAAGGCAAGGCCAGCGGTGCAGCTGACGGCCGAAGTCACCTCGGGCGGCTGCGCGTGCAAGCTTGGCCCCGCCGACCTGCGCGGCATCCTGTCGAAGCTTCCCTCGGTCCCGCATCCCAGCGTGCTCGTGGGCACCGAGACGGCGGACGATGCCGGCGTCTACAAGATCGGCCCGACGCAGGCGCTGGTGGCCACCGTCGATTTCTTTCCACCGATGGTGGACGACCCGTACACGTTCGGCCAGGTGGCGGCCACGAACGCCCTCAGCGACGTCTACGCGATGGGCGGTAAGCCGATGCTGGCGCTGAGCATCGTCGCGTATCCGTCGGCGAAGCTGCCGATGGAGATCCTGTTGCGCATCATGGAAGGCGCCAGCGAGCGCGTGCGTGCCGCGGGCGCCGTCATCATCGGCGGGCATTCGGTCATCGACACCGAGCTCAAGTACGGCCTGGCCGTCATCGGCTCGGTGCATCCGCGCCGCATCTTCCGCAACGGCGGCGCACGGCCCGGCGACGAGCTGGTGCTGACCAAGCCGCTCGGCACCGGCATCGTGTGCTCGGGCATCAAGAAGCGTGTCGCACGCGAGGACGAGATCGGCTTCGCCACGGCATCGATGACCACGCTCAACGACGTTGCCGGCTCGCTGCTGCACGAGTACGGCGCTCGTGCCTGCACCGACGTCACCGGCTTCGGGCTTGCAGGGCACGCCACCGAGATGGCCGAGGCCTCCGGCGGCGTGCGCTTCGAGATCGATTCCAACCAGATCCCGCTGCTGCCCGGCACGGCCCGGCTGGCCGAAGACGGCTTCCTGACCGGCGGCTCCAAGCGCAATCGCGAGTGGCTGGGGCCGCGGCTTGCGTTCGGGGCGGACGTGGCGCCGGCGCTGCGCGAGGCCGCCATCGATCCGCAGACCTCGGGCGGACTGCTGGTGGCGCTCAGGCCGGGCCGCGCCGAGCGGTTCGTCGAGGCGCTGCACAAGAAGGGCCTGCGTCCGGCGCTCATCGGCCGTGTGGTCGAACGGCCGAAGTCGTCCAAGGTCGTGGTGGCGATCCACTAG
- a CDS encoding L,D-transpeptidase family protein, translating to MSSTRCGNDRHVARTAAALLGGAMTLLANVAPAAAQYADREPEPPRIQYPPRAYYPPRPQREPYYPPAPRRREPVDPRYYEPDEPRPPYREPVQSRPRYYEYEDDDGVRRPRSYEPAQPPAYRPTERRDDREYRQVPQQRREPVPRPAYREPAPRSEPAEQPRTYREPVQSDDRIYRPQPQRPREYPPAGGEYAPQREQARPQHSEPPRESYQPARTTDRGFGSFETFDDAEPSFGSAGSDQLTRLGDMLSRYQNIERGGGWHAVPGDKSMSSGGTYDCASVKALEKRLASEGYLYSTTEEAPPAPGRKAPAQCRYSTELATAVKNFQADRGLKADGAFGPTTARELNRPVRDIVEAIERNMQRWRDVTLDGADEYILVNIPTFELSVISDGREQMKFPVIVGLPTWQTPLFSDVLEHIVINPEWGIPESIASREIWPIAKRDRGYFRREGIVQTKDGHLRQKPGPKNPLGRLKFMMPNKYNVYLHDTPGKRHFASQARALSHGCIRVSKPVELAEYLLRDDPAWSPQKLQAAIRAGKTVQVNLREKVPVHIVYFTALVNDQGRLELRKDVYNLDNGGVQVARDNSGLQLASDGGGETAALRHVGLDDPRAADDPRVTEALGTDVQESRTRGADDPLMPPAWPWAEPTRMQTTR from the coding sequence ATGAGCTCGACCAGGTGCGGCAACGACCGCCACGTTGCCAGAACTGCAGCGGCGCTGCTTGGGGGCGCAATGACGCTGCTGGCAAACGTCGCTCCGGCCGCGGCGCAGTATGCGGATCGCGAGCCCGAGCCGCCGCGCATTCAGTATCCGCCGCGCGCCTACTATCCGCCGCGCCCGCAGCGTGAGCCGTACTACCCGCCCGCTCCGCGCCGCCGCGAGCCGGTCGATCCGCGCTACTACGAGCCCGACGAGCCGCGGCCGCCGTATCGCGAGCCGGTACAGAGCAGGCCCCGCTACTATGAGTACGAGGACGATGACGGCGTACGCCGCCCTCGCTCGTACGAGCCTGCGCAGCCTCCGGCATACCGGCCCACCGAGCGTCGCGACGATCGGGAGTATCGCCAGGTGCCGCAGCAGCGGCGCGAGCCCGTGCCGCGCCCCGCGTACCGTGAGCCGGCGCCGCGCAGCGAGCCGGCCGAGCAGCCGCGCACGTATCGCGAGCCAGTGCAGTCGGATGACCGGATCTACCGGCCGCAGCCGCAAAGACCGCGCGAATATCCGCCTGCCGGCGGCGAATACGCGCCGCAGCGCGAGCAGGCTCGCCCGCAGCACAGCGAGCCGCCGCGCGAGAGCTACCAGCCGGCGCGCACGACCGACCGCGGCTTCGGCAGCTTCGAGACGTTCGACGATGCCGAGCCGAGCTTTGGCAGCGCGGGCAGCGACCAGCTGACCAGACTCGGCGACATGCTGTCGCGCTATCAGAACATCGAGCGCGGCGGCGGCTGGCACGCGGTGCCGGGCGACAAGTCGATGTCGAGCGGCGGAACCTACGACTGCGCGAGCGTCAAGGCACTCGAAAAGCGTCTGGCATCGGAAGGCTATCTCTACTCCACCACCGAGGAGGCACCGCCTGCGCCCGGCAGGAAGGCCCCGGCGCAGTGCCGCTACAGCACCGAGCTCGCCACCGCCGTGAAGAACTTCCAGGCCGACCGCGGCCTGAAGGCCGACGGCGCATTCGGTCCGACCACGGCGCGTGAGCTCAACCGTCCGGTTCGCGACATCGTCGAGGCCATCGAGCGCAACATGCAGCGGTGGCGCGACGTCACGCTGGACGGGGCCGACGAATACATCCTCGTCAACATTCCGACCTTCGAGCTGAGCGTCATCAGCGACGGACGCGAGCAGATGAAGTTCCCGGTCATCGTCGGTCTGCCAACCTGGCAGACGCCGCTGTTCAGCGACGTCCTCGAGCACATCGTCATCAACCCGGAATGGGGAATTCCGGAGAGCATCGCCTCCCGGGAGATCTGGCCCATCGCCAAACGCGACCGCGGCTACTTCCGGCGCGAGGGAATCGTCCAGACCAAGGACGGGCATCTGCGGCAGAAGCCGGGGCCGAAGAACCCGCTTGGCCGTCTCAAGTTCATGATGCCCAACAAGTACAACGTCTACCTGCACGACACGCCGGGGAAGCGGCACTTCGCCTCCCAGGCGCGCGCGCTCAGCCATGGCTGCATCCGGGTGAGCAAGCCGGTGGAGCTGGCCGAATATCTCCTGCGCGACGATCCGGCATGGAGCCCGCAGAAGCTGCAGGCTGCGATACGCGCCGGCAAGACCGTGCAGGTCAATCTGAGAGAGAAGGTCCCGGTGCACATCGTCTACTTCACGGCGCTCGTCAACGATCAGGGCCGTCTGGAGCTGCGCAAGGACGTCTACAATCTCGACAACGGCGGCGTGCAGGTCGCACGCGACAACTCGGGCCTCCAACTCGCCTCCGACGGCGGCGGCGAAACGGCGGCGCTGAGGCACGTCGGCCTCGATGATCCTCGCGCGGCCGACGATCCGCGCGTCACCGAAGCGCTGGGCACGGATGTGCAGGAGAGCCGCACGCGCGGCGCCGACGATCCGCTGATGCCGCCGGCGTGGCCATGGGCCGAGCCGACGCGGATGCAGACGACGCGGTAG
- the selA gene encoding L-seryl-tRNA(Sec) selenium transferase, with the protein MSEAARLLPLLPSVDRVLSSPEAEELEAFSRGAVTSAVRGVLESLRERIRSGGSVGAGDISIAAVVDAASRSLRAANGARLRRVVNATGVVLHTNLGRAWLADAAMQAVVDAAGGACNLEYDLARGERGDRDDLVEEHLCELTGAEAATVVNNNAAAVMLVLNTLADGREVIVSRGELIEIGGAFRIPEIMSKSGAILREVGTTNRTHVSDYRSAVGPRTALFMKVHTSNYRIVGFSSSVAIEELAALKTELQQEDSAGVVSADPPDVAARQPLHVIEDLGAGALVDLTQWGLAPEPLVGERVRAGADIVTSSGDKLLGGPQCGIIVGRRELIERMRRNPLKRAFRCDKMTLAALEATLRVYRYDPAPQIEIPTLRYLLRPVEDLRIVGEQALALLAAQLGDEFALELVETRAQSGSGSQPEVAIASLAIAVRSAAHSPDAIARRFRAADPPIIGRIERDTFLLDLRLIDDPRDLVPHPGQA; encoded by the coding sequence GTGAGCGAGGCCGCGCGACTTCTTCCTCTCCTGCCGTCGGTCGACCGAGTTCTGTCGAGTCCGGAAGCCGAAGAGCTCGAAGCCTTCTCGCGCGGCGCCGTCACCAGCGCGGTACGCGGGGTGCTCGAATCCCTGCGCGAGCGCATTCGAAGCGGGGGCAGCGTCGGCGCGGGTGACATCAGCATTGCCGCCGTCGTCGACGCCGCCAGCCGCAGCCTGCGCGCGGCCAACGGCGCGCGCCTTCGGCGCGTCGTCAACGCCACGGGCGTGGTTCTGCACACCAATCTCGGCCGCGCCTGGCTCGCGGATGCAGCCATGCAGGCCGTCGTCGATGCCGCCGGCGGCGCCTGCAACCTCGAGTACGATCTGGCGCGCGGCGAGCGCGGCGACCGTGACGATCTGGTCGAGGAGCACCTGTGCGAGCTGACCGGCGCCGAGGCCGCCACCGTCGTCAACAACAACGCCGCGGCGGTGATGCTGGTGCTGAACACGCTGGCCGACGGTCGCGAGGTGATCGTCTCGCGCGGCGAGCTGATCGAGATCGGCGGTGCGTTTCGGATACCCGAGATCATGAGCAAGAGCGGGGCCATCCTGCGTGAGGTCGGGACCACCAACCGCACGCACGTGTCCGACTACCGCAGCGCCGTCGGTCCGCGCACTGCGCTGTTCATGAAGGTTCACACCAGCAACTACCGCATCGTGGGTTTCTCCTCGTCGGTTGCCATCGAAGAGCTGGCCGCGCTGAAGACGGAGCTGCAGCAGGAGGACTCAGCCGGCGTCGTTTCCGCGGATCCCCCCGACGTTGCAGCTCGCCAGCCCCTGCACGTGATCGAGGACCTGGGTGCGGGCGCCCTCGTCGATCTGACGCAGTGGGGACTGGCGCCCGAGCCGCTGGTGGGCGAGCGCGTGCGCGCCGGCGCCGACATCGTCACCAGCAGCGGCGACAAGCTGCTGGGCGGCCCGCAGTGCGGGATCATCGTGGGCAGGCGCGAGCTGATCGAGCGCATGCGCCGCAATCCGCTGAAGCGCGCGTTCCGTTGCGACAAGATGACGCTGGCGGCGCTGGAGGCCACGCTGCGCGTGTACCGCTACGACCCGGCACCGCAGATCGAAATCCCGACCTTGCGCTACCTGCTGCGGCCCGTCGAGGATCTGCGCATCGTCGGCGAGCAGGCGCTGGCGCTGCTCGCAGCGCAGCTCGGCGACGAATTCGCTCTCGAGCTGGTCGAGACCCGCGCGCAGTCCGGCAGCGGCTCGCAGCCGGAGGTGGCCATCGCTTCGCTGGCCATCGCGGTGCGCTCGGCCGCGCACAGCCCCGACGCCATCGCCCGCCGCTTCCGCGCCGCCGATCCTCCCATCATCGGTCGCATCGAGCGCGACACCTTCCTTCTCGACCTGCGCCTGATCGACGATCCACGCGATCTCGTTCCGCATCCGGGCCAGGCTTGA